One genomic region from Athalia rosae chromosome 3, iyAthRosa1.1, whole genome shotgun sequence encodes:
- the LOC105686582 gene encoding speedy protein A-like isoform X2 — protein MNGQLTRECEQRNIIIRSGSYTPRTINVRSWYDELDDFLEDDQCCRIADKYLIAMVFTYFLRAGLRSDEYTRSNFFIALYLAHDMEEDTDEYQVMLRDYIELDDAGFGCTPSLFFERRDKLWERMQHRAVVSKSCCDKVMNMIRPYHKIWSRERHVNHSGASRVSERENISCPNCPAMIIPQYSNSSTEFSPEVVFNFLRPRTLNSRILNQHYAFDFE, from the exons ATGAACGGGCAATTAACTAGGGAATGTGAGCAGAGGAACATAATCATTAGATCAGGGAGCTACACACCTAGAACCATAAACGTCAGATCTTGGT ACGACGAGCTAGATGATTTCCTTGAGGATGATCAGTGCTGCAGGATTGCCGACAAATACTTAATCGCCATGGTCTTTACGTATTTTTTGAGGGCTGGGCTGCGGTCAGATGAATACACAAgatcaaatttcttcattGCCCT GTATTTGGCTCATGATATGGAAGAGGATACAGATGAGTATCAAGTGATGCTTCGTGATTACATAGAGCTAGATGATGCAGGATTTGGTTGTACACCCTCCCTATTCTTTGAAAGGCGTGATAAACTCTGGGAGAGAATGCAACATCGCGCTGTAGTTTCCAAATCATGCTGCGACAAGGTGATGAACATGATTAGGCCATATCACAAGATATGGTCCCGCGAAAGACACGTCAACCATTCGGGGGCATCCAGAGTTTCTGAAAG AGAGAATATCTCCTGCCCAAATTGCCCTGCAATGATCATCCCACAGTACTCAAACTCTTCCACCGAGTTCAGTCCGGAagtagttttcaattttctaagaCCAAGGACACTGAACAGTCGGATACTGAATCAGCATTATGCTTTTGATTTTGAGTAG
- the LOC105686582 gene encoding speedy protein A-like isoform X3 has translation MKMRETINDELDDFLEDDQCCRIADKYLIAMVFTYFLRAGLRSDEYTRSNFFIALYLAHDMEEDTDEYQVMLRDYIELDDAGFGCTPSLFFERRDKLWERMQHRAVVSKSCCDKVMNMIRPYHKIWSRERHVNHSGASRVSERENISCPNCPAMIIPQYSNSSTEFSPEVVFNFLRPRTLNSRILNQHYAFDFE, from the exons ATGAAAATGCGCGAAACAATAA ACGACGAGCTAGATGATTTCCTTGAGGATGATCAGTGCTGCAGGATTGCCGACAAATACTTAATCGCCATGGTCTTTACGTATTTTTTGAGGGCTGGGCTGCGGTCAGATGAATACACAAgatcaaatttcttcattGCCCT GTATTTGGCTCATGATATGGAAGAGGATACAGATGAGTATCAAGTGATGCTTCGTGATTACATAGAGCTAGATGATGCAGGATTTGGTTGTACACCCTCCCTATTCTTTGAAAGGCGTGATAAACTCTGGGAGAGAATGCAACATCGCGCTGTAGTTTCCAAATCATGCTGCGACAAGGTGATGAACATGATTAGGCCATATCACAAGATATGGTCCCGCGAAAGACACGTCAACCATTCGGGGGCATCCAGAGTTTCTGAAAG AGAGAATATCTCCTGCCCAAATTGCCCTGCAATGATCATCCCACAGTACTCAAACTCTTCCACCGAGTTCAGTCCGGAagtagttttcaattttctaagaCCAAGGACACTGAACAGTCGGATACTGAATCAGCATTATGCTTTTGATTTTGAGTAG
- the LOC105686582 gene encoding speedy protein A-like isoform X1, with amino-acid sequence MNGQLTRECEQRNIIIRSGSYTPRTINVRSWCMVSFFKLIDDELDDFLEDDQCCRIADKYLIAMVFTYFLRAGLRSDEYTRSNFFIALYLAHDMEEDTDEYQVMLRDYIELDDAGFGCTPSLFFERRDKLWERMQHRAVVSKSCCDKVMNMIRPYHKIWSRERHVNHSGASRVSERENISCPNCPAMIIPQYSNSSTEFSPEVVFNFLRPRTLNSRILNQHYAFDFE; translated from the exons ATGAACGGGCAATTAACTAGGGAATGTGAGCAGAGGAACATAATCATTAGATCAGGGAGCTACACACCTAGAACCATAAACGTCAGATCTTGGTGTATGGTGTCATTCTTTAAATTAATCG ACGACGAGCTAGATGATTTCCTTGAGGATGATCAGTGCTGCAGGATTGCCGACAAATACTTAATCGCCATGGTCTTTACGTATTTTTTGAGGGCTGGGCTGCGGTCAGATGAATACACAAgatcaaatttcttcattGCCCT GTATTTGGCTCATGATATGGAAGAGGATACAGATGAGTATCAAGTGATGCTTCGTGATTACATAGAGCTAGATGATGCAGGATTTGGTTGTACACCCTCCCTATTCTTTGAAAGGCGTGATAAACTCTGGGAGAGAATGCAACATCGCGCTGTAGTTTCCAAATCATGCTGCGACAAGGTGATGAACATGATTAGGCCATATCACAAGATATGGTCCCGCGAAAGACACGTCAACCATTCGGGGGCATCCAGAGTTTCTGAAAG AGAGAATATCTCCTGCCCAAATTGCCCTGCAATGATCATCCCACAGTACTCAAACTCTTCCACCGAGTTCAGTCCGGAagtagttttcaattttctaagaCCAAGGACACTGAACAGTCGGATACTGAATCAGCATTATGCTTTTGATTTTGAGTAG